One window from the genome of Synechococcus sp. PROS-7-1 encodes:
- the cbbX gene encoding CbbX protein, translated as MSSLIDLASSFHSSGVADVLQQLDQELIGLRPVKTRIREIAALLLVDQARRQLDLVSTAPSLHMSFTGQPGTGKTSVALRMSLILHRLGYLRKGHVVTVTRDDLVGQYVGHTAPKTKEMIKRAHGGVLFIDEAYYLYKPGNERDYGAEAIEILLQEMESQRNDLVVIFAGYKDKMNEFYQSNPGLSSRVAHHIDFPDYNESELLKITTLLLHQQQYEFSADAVDAFKAYISRRRQLPFFANARSMRNAVDRLRLRQANRLFSQMHSPVERNDLVTIEAADVLSSRVFQGVVEGEDPSLPLTEPPTVA; from the coding sequence ATGAGCTCGTTGATTGATCTCGCTTCTTCCTTCCACTCTTCCGGTGTTGCAGACGTTCTTCAGCAGCTTGATCAGGAGTTGATTGGTCTGCGTCCAGTTAAGACCCGCATTCGTGAGATTGCAGCCTTGTTGCTGGTTGATCAGGCACGGCGACAACTCGACCTGGTCAGTACTGCACCCAGTCTCCACATGTCCTTTACTGGTCAGCCTGGTACTGGGAAAACATCCGTGGCACTCCGCATGTCACTGATTCTGCATCGTTTGGGTTATCTCAGAAAAGGCCATGTCGTGACTGTTACGCGTGATGATTTAGTGGGGCAATACGTTGGCCATACAGCGCCTAAAACAAAAGAGATGATCAAGAGAGCCCATGGTGGAGTTCTTTTTATTGATGAAGCTTATTATCTTTACAAGCCTGGTAACGAACGTGATTATGGCGCTGAAGCGATTGAAATACTCTTGCAGGAGATGGAGTCACAGCGCAATGATCTTGTTGTGATTTTTGCTGGGTATAAAGATAAAATGAACGAGTTTTACCAATCCAATCCAGGCTTGTCCTCGCGCGTTGCTCATCATATTGATTTTCCGGACTATAATGAATCCGAATTATTGAAAATTACCACCTTGTTGTTGCACCAGCAGCAATACGAATTCAGCGCCGATGCTGTTGATGCTTTTAAAGCCTATATATCCAGGCGACGCCAGCTTCCTTTTTTCGCCAATGCTCGCTCCATGCGTAACGCAGTGGATCGCCTTCGTCTGAGGCAGGCCAATCGGCTGTTTTCGCAAATGCACAGCCCTGTGGAACGCAATGATTTGGTCACAATTGAGGCTGCCGATGTGCTGTCCAGTCGCGTGTTTCAGGGCGTTGTGGAGGGTGAGGATCCCTCCCTGCCTCTCACTGAGCCCCCGACTGTTGCTTGA
- a CDS encoding DUF3136 domain-containing protein: protein MPQAKLTIGELEAGYPLYCKALRRLLKEGREVKEIERTVCWGHLETLNRCLPGRYKAPSYLMALIRRDLEQASPT from the coding sequence ATGCCCCAGGCCAAGCTGACCATCGGCGAACTGGAAGCGGGTTACCCCTTGTACTGCAAGGCTTTACGAAGACTCCTGAAGGAAGGGCGGGAGGTCAAAGAGATCGAGAGAACCGTGTGCTGGGGACACCTCGAGACTCTCAACCGCTGCCTACCCGGACGCTACAAAGCGCCGTCATACCTGATGGCATTGATCCGGCGGGACCTCGAGCAGGCCAGCCCTACATGA
- a CDS encoding NAD(P)H-quinone oxidoreductase subunit F, translated as MTSALTLPLQTAWLIPIYGLAGMIVSLPWAFGWFRRDAHKPPAYLNILLTLLAVVHGSLVLRDVMLTGPALIRVPWLSVADLNLEISFSLSLTNVSALELITGLSLLSQIYSLGYMDKEWALARFFALLGFFEGAMSGVVLSDSLFQSYFLLEMLTLSTYLLVGFWYAQPLVVTAARDAFLTKRVGDVLLLMSVVAVTAWSGVTSFEDLYSWSAQKTLLPLAATLLGLGLIAGPTGKCAQFPMHLWLDEAMEGPNPASILRNSVVVTCGAIVLLKVMPLLQNAPVTLVVLQVIGSISAIGGSLVSIAQVDIKRTLSYSTTAYLGLVFIAISLQVPVLALLLLYAHAVSKALLSMSVGGVIASTNCQDITELGGLASRMPATTGSFLIGGAGLVGLLPLGGFLCLAQAVELIGAREAIFVPVFLVTNVLTALNLTRVFRQVFLGESLAKTRRAAEVNWLMALPMVALSVIVLLTPLLLIRLESLDGLLAFPLWAAALVVISGMIGLLIGALIPLNKAWSRSLNPLLRWCQDLFENDFYTERFYRVTIVNVVASFARLAGWFDRNVVDGVLHGLARLSLQSAEGLKLSISGQTQSYVLTVIAAIVILLSSLSWVLN; from the coding sequence TTGACTTCAGCACTGACGCTGCCACTTCAGACCGCCTGGCTCATTCCCATCTACGGATTGGCCGGGATGATTGTGTCTCTTCCCTGGGCTTTTGGCTGGTTTCGTCGGGATGCCCATAAGCCCCCCGCCTATCTCAACATTCTTCTGACCCTGCTGGCGGTGGTGCACGGCAGCCTGGTGCTCAGAGACGTGATGCTCACCGGACCAGCGCTGATCCGAGTGCCCTGGCTCTCTGTGGCCGATCTCAACCTCGAAATCAGTTTCAGCCTCTCGCTCACAAATGTCTCCGCCCTTGAGCTGATCACTGGGTTGAGCCTTTTGTCCCAGATTTACTCCCTTGGGTACATGGACAAGGAATGGGCGCTTGCTCGGTTCTTTGCCCTATTGGGATTTTTTGAAGGGGCTATGTCAGGTGTTGTTCTGAGTGACTCACTGTTCCAGAGTTACTTCCTTCTGGAGATGCTGACCTTGTCGACCTATCTCTTGGTCGGCTTTTGGTATGCCCAGCCACTCGTTGTGACTGCAGCCCGAGATGCATTTTTGACCAAGCGGGTTGGCGATGTCTTGCTGCTGATGAGTGTTGTGGCAGTCACGGCATGGTCGGGTGTCACGAGCTTTGAAGATCTGTACAGCTGGTCTGCTCAGAAAACACTCCTCCCCCTTGCTGCAACACTTCTCGGGCTTGGATTAATTGCTGGTCCCACAGGAAAGTGTGCCCAATTTCCCATGCACCTCTGGTTGGATGAAGCGATGGAAGGACCCAATCCAGCCTCGATTCTCCGCAATTCCGTGGTGGTCACTTGCGGTGCCATCGTGTTGTTGAAAGTGATGCCTCTCCTTCAAAACGCTCCGGTCACCTTGGTCGTTCTTCAAGTGATTGGTTCGATCAGTGCGATCGGCGGTTCATTGGTGTCGATCGCCCAGGTGGATATCAAGAGGACGCTTTCCTATTCAACAACGGCATATTTGGGTTTGGTCTTCATTGCGATCTCCCTTCAGGTTCCTGTGTTGGCCTTGCTTCTTCTTTATGCTCACGCGGTGTCGAAAGCGCTCCTCTCGATGAGCGTTGGAGGAGTCATTGCTTCAACCAATTGCCAAGACATTACCGAGCTAGGTGGCTTGGCCAGTCGCATGCCGGCGACAACAGGCTCTTTCCTGATTGGTGGTGCTGGACTTGTCGGCCTGTTGCCCTTGGGTGGCTTCCTTTGCCTCGCTCAGGCAGTTGAACTGATTGGTGCTCGTGAGGCGATTTTTGTTCCTGTTTTCTTGGTGACCAACGTTCTAACGGCTCTGAATCTCACCCGTGTCTTCAGGCAGGTGTTCCTTGGTGAGTCCCTCGCGAAGACCAGGCGAGCTGCTGAGGTGAACTGGTTGATGGCACTGCCGATGGTGGCCCTCTCGGTGATCGTGCTCCTGACACCCCTTCTGCTGATTCGGCTTGAATCTCTTGATGGCTTGCTGGCTTTCCCTCTTTGGGCAGCAGCGCTTGTCGTCATCAGTGGAATGATCGGTCTCTTGATCGGTGCTTTGATTCCGCTGAATAAGGCCTGGTCTCGATCTCTCAATCCTCTGTTGCGTTGGTGTCAGGATCTGTTTGAGAACGACTTCTACACCGAACGTTTTTACAGGGTTACGATTGTGAATGTTGTGGCGAGTTTTGCGCGATTAGCGGGTTGGTTTGATCGCAATGTCGTCGATGGGGTGCTTCATGGTCTGGCTCGACTTTCTCTTCAGTCTGCGGAAGGTCTCAAGCTCAGTATTAGTGGACAGACTCAGTCTTATGTGCTCACGGTCATTGCTGCGATTGTGATCCTTCTTTCCTCACTGAGTTGGGTTTTGAACTGA
- a CDS encoding CO2 hydration protein, with protein MITTPQPLLQNPAQGLPDQDELIRRLLSDTPLLADTADHLLQVVNVLESYGLVLDAYSRNLIHQGKTQLLNPFPAFRFFHEGFSIERLWNHLLGDRINFEYAEYCQKAMFWHGTGGMDAYFDSDEFQTACQQVIGLRSRRDPLLRLVNALYPGFAPEAIRSMTTIYALGLFWRVMSDVFIDLARRYRIGEVACVLDVVHHIRDGLVAAAANPITYEVTLGKESVWLLPPQAGLTFLVDVAVPYVEAVFFRGMPFLGTVSYNAQARQISPDQSQFKYGALYADPVPSMGAGIPPSLCMQDMYRNLPEELSSWYESHGRSDADVHVQICVSFQKSMFCVTNAAIAGTMPHPLESSDPAHQEANRAYAGAWAGRLMGCQRGALL; from the coding sequence ATGATCACCACACCTCAACCGCTGCTCCAAAACCCAGCACAGGGTCTGCCTGATCAGGATGAACTCATTCGGCGTCTGCTGTCCGATACTCCCCTCCTGGCTGATACCGCTGATCACCTGTTGCAGGTTGTCAATGTTCTTGAAAGCTATGGTCTCGTTCTCGATGCCTATAGTCGAAATCTGATTCATCAAGGTAAAACTCAACTTCTCAATCCTTTCCCCGCATTCCGGTTTTTCCACGAAGGTTTTTCCATTGAACGTCTTTGGAATCATCTTCTTGGTGATCGTATCAATTTTGAATACGCTGAATACTGTCAGAAGGCGATGTTTTGGCATGGTACCGGCGGTATGGATGCGTATTTCGATTCGGATGAATTCCAAACTGCCTGTCAGCAGGTGATTGGTTTGCGAAGCCGTCGTGATCCATTGCTGCGGCTTGTCAATGCTCTTTATCCAGGATTCGCTCCGGAAGCGATCCGCTCGATGACCACGATTTACGCCCTTGGCCTGTTTTGGCGGGTGATGAGTGATGTGTTTATTGATCTTGCTCGTCGCTATCGAATCGGTGAAGTGGCTTGTGTTCTCGATGTCGTGCATCACATCCGTGATGGTCTTGTTGCTGCAGCTGCAAACCCAATCACTTACGAGGTGACTCTGGGGAAGGAGTCCGTGTGGCTGCTGCCGCCGCAGGCTGGGCTTACATTTCTTGTGGATGTGGCGGTTCCCTACGTGGAGGCTGTCTTCTTCCGTGGGATGCCATTCCTGGGCACGGTGTCATACAACGCTCAGGCCCGTCAGATCTCCCCTGATCAGAGTCAATTTAAATATGGTGCGCTGTATGCCGATCCCGTGCCCAGCATGGGGGCTGGGATTCCTCCAAGTCTTTGCATGCAGGATATGTACCGGAATCTTCCAGAGGAGTTGAGTTCCTGGTATGAGTCCCATGGCCGCTCTGACGCTGATGTGCACGTGCAGATCTGTGTGAGCTTTCAGAAGTCAATGTTCTGCGTTACGAATGCCGCCATTGCAGGCACCATGCCTCACCCCCTGGAGAGCTCGGATCCTGCTCATCAGGAGGCGAATCGCGCCTACGCTGGTGCTTGGGCTGGACGTCTGATGGGATGTCAACGAGGGGCTCTCCTCTAG
- a CDS encoding carboxysome shell carbonic anhydrase: MVRSMPFRGGRPQAPTAPTRRQLSAQNGQPSTSTGASIPLTRSATRSSALQRRQALTTAGKAAVVNSGSVTAGRVRTQQDRPRRSNQQPGWVKKSSQPSKSTVNLSRSSLPWAVDLHPLTDQQQNTHLQAYESEVKGRFDRIVPVLKQVSVLQHEPDFIAQAQRLARAELGFDLPDHILEQSWVRPLDMRALFAWCVFQSHQKFSDHFFQEDPLQGANGGAGSEAFEAFLLECGFHLLDVTPCADGRLAHTIAYALRIPFSAVRRRSHAGAMFDVENTVNRWVKTEHRRFREQIPNEAHAATRYLKVVAYHFSSVDPLHQGCAAHGSDDCLAASSGLRRLLDFKEAVENSFCCGASVDLLLIGLDTDTDAIRVHVPDQKGDIRLDQWLCGKALYDSTVSLTPQQAHEAVEAAVSTHVASPPDSGMVRFISRLLMNNFSQQDYVLSQHRGPYPDAGHAERFIGVGIGFKEVHLRNLTYFAHLDTVEQGAPDLDVGVKIFKGLNVSRDLPIPVVVRFDYSGKVPGARDRAIADCHRIQLAINDRYAPLVSEGLLHTLLTIRDRDQPHSAVVVGSTLDPVQQEAH, translated from the coding sequence ATGGTTCGCTCCATGCCTTTTCGTGGCGGGCGACCTCAGGCGCCCACGGCTCCTACCCGGCGTCAGCTGTCCGCCCAGAACGGTCAACCGTCGACGTCCACCGGGGCTTCAATTCCATTAACCCGATCTGCCACACGATCTTCGGCGCTTCAACGCCGCCAAGCGTTGACAACTGCAGGCAAAGCGGCGGTTGTGAATTCTGGATCCGTTACCGCCGGACGTGTTCGTACCCAGCAAGATCGTCCTCGTCGGTCGAACCAACAGCCTGGATGGGTTAAGAAGTCTTCTCAGCCATCGAAGTCGACTGTCAATCTCAGCCGCTCCTCTCTCCCTTGGGCTGTTGATCTCCATCCCCTCACGGATCAACAACAAAACACTCATCTCCAGGCTTACGAAAGCGAGGTGAAAGGCCGGTTTGATCGAATCGTTCCTGTCCTTAAGCAAGTGTCGGTCTTGCAGCATGAGCCCGATTTCATTGCGCAGGCGCAACGTCTGGCTCGGGCGGAACTGGGATTCGACTTGCCGGATCACATCCTCGAACAGTCCTGGGTTCGTCCCTTGGACATGCGAGCACTGTTTGCGTGGTGCGTTTTTCAATCCCATCAAAAGTTCAGTGATCACTTCTTCCAGGAGGATCCGCTTCAAGGTGCAAACGGGGGTGCAGGTTCAGAGGCCTTTGAGGCTTTTCTTCTGGAGTGCGGATTCCATTTGCTGGATGTCACGCCTTGTGCTGACGGTCGATTGGCTCACACCATTGCCTACGCGTTGCGTATCCCTTTCAGTGCTGTTCGCCGTCGTTCCCATGCTGGCGCGATGTTTGATGTTGAAAACACGGTCAATCGCTGGGTGAAGACCGAACATCGACGGTTTCGTGAGCAGATTCCCAATGAAGCTCACGCCGCTACCCGTTATCTGAAAGTGGTGGCCTACCACTTCAGTTCAGTTGATCCTCTGCATCAAGGATGTGCAGCCCATGGAAGCGACGATTGTCTGGCGGCATCCTCCGGACTGCGTCGCTTGCTTGATTTCAAGGAGGCCGTTGAAAACAGCTTTTGTTGCGGTGCGTCTGTTGATCTGCTTTTGATCGGTCTTGATACTGATACGGATGCCATTCGTGTTCATGTTCCCGATCAGAAGGGAGATATCCGTCTTGATCAATGGCTGTGTGGCAAAGCTCTGTACGACAGCACGGTGTCTCTGACACCACAGCAGGCGCACGAAGCGGTTGAAGCTGCTGTGAGTACTCATGTTGCATCGCCTCCCGACTCTGGGATGGTGCGCTTTATTTCTCGTTTGCTGATGAATAACTTCTCCCAGCAGGACTATGTCCTTTCCCAGCATCGAGGACCTTACCCCGATGCTGGGCATGCCGAACGATTTATTGGTGTTGGTATTGGATTTAAGGAAGTACACCTCCGCAATCTCACGTATTTCGCCCATCTCGACACGGTTGAGCAGGGAGCTCCAGATCTGGATGTGGGAGTGAAAATCTTCAAGGGCCTGAATGTATCCCGCGATCTTCCGATCCCCGTTGTGGTGCGTTTCGACTACTCAGGAAAAGTTCCCGGTGCCCGTGACCGCGCGATTGCTGATTGCCATCGCATCCAGTTGGCGATCAACGATCGTTATGCCCCTTTGGTGAGTGAGGGGCTTCTTCATACGCTGCTCACCATTCGCGACCGCGACCAGCCCCATTCCGCTGTTGTCGTTGGTTCAACCCTTGATCCAGTTCAACAGGAGGCTCACTGA
- a CDS encoding 4a-hydroxytetrahydrobiopterin dehydratase produces the protein MDQWNERKRPVCLEKRFEFSTYGETRDFLDRLGCLSEAQDRFPDLSFGKTYVNVTLRPLSDAEDAALTTDDHAFAQRIDELVD, from the coding sequence ATGGATCAGTGGAACGAGCGCAAGCGTCCGGTTTGTCTTGAAAAGCGCTTTGAATTCTCAACCTATGGGGAAACTCGCGATTTTCTTGATCGCCTTGGATGCTTGAGTGAAGCTCAAGACCGCTTCCCCGATCTCAGCTTTGGCAAGACTTACGTCAACGTAACCCTGCGACCGTTGAGTGACGCTGAGGATGCAGCGTTGACAACCGACGACCACGCATTCGCCCAACGCATCGATGAGCTCGTTGATTGA
- a CDS encoding BMC domain-containing protein — protein sequence MATSSSSPRRRTTRSSAAANKTVDVKPVATPASTSPVPASTSPVPASSSPAPAASSSPAASTGSTAASSTSTRSSASRSTSGTTRRSTTRRSAATGSGGRGSVAKPAPTSPAPAAQPIQGIALGMIETRGMVPAIEAADAMTKAAEVCLISREYVGGGYVTVMVRGETGAVNAAVRAGADACERVGDGLVAAHIIARPHQEVEPALIATNVRRRS from the coding sequence ATGGCCACCTCTTCTTCTTCCCCTCGTCGCCGCACCACCCGCAGCAGTGCTGCAGCGAACAAGACTGTTGATGTGAAGCCTGTGGCGACTCCCGCTTCCACCTCTCCAGTTCCCGCTTCCACCTCTCCAGTTCCCGCTTCTAGCTCTCCAGCCCCGGCGGCCAGCTCCTCCCCAGCGGCATCGACTGGTTCGACAGCTGCCAGCTCAACCTCCACGCGTTCCAGCGCCAGTCGATCCACGTCGGGGACGACCCGTCGCTCCACGACCCGTCGAAGTGCAGCCACAGGTTCCGGAGGGAGAGGGAGCGTGGCAAAGCCCGCCCCGACATCCCCTGCACCTGCTGCTCAGCCCATTCAGGGGATCGCTCTGGGCATGATTGAGACCCGGGGCATGGTGCCTGCGATCGAGGCTGCTGATGCCATGACCAAGGCAGCAGAGGTTTGTCTGATTAGTCGTGAGTACGTCGGTGGCGGTTACGTGACCGTGATGGTGCGCGGAGAGACTGGCGCTGTGAATGCTGCGGTGCGTGCCGGGGCTGACGCCTGCGAGAGGGTTGGAGACGGCCTCGTTGCGGCTCACATCATCGCCAGGCCGCACCAGGAAGTGGAACCGGCCCTTATCGCGACCAATGTGCGACGACGTAGTTGA
- a CDS encoding NADH-quinone oxidoreductase subunit M, with the protein MLTILLLIPFLGALMISVLPPDDSGRNRSLALVVLAAQCIYSFALLIPFRSLDAGQQLVDSVPWLPVVGLDFSLGVDGLSLPLVLMNAVLCLVAAFASRSVDNRSRLYFSLILVISGAVNGAFLAQNLLLFFIFYELELIPLWLLIAIWGGANRAYASTKFLVITAVSGILILAAFLGIALITGSADFGIRPILAGQMSLLTQLILMGALLVGFGIKIPLFPFHTWLPDAHTEASTPVSVLLAGVLLKLGTYGLLRFCLGLFPEAWSVAAPWLAGWAAISVLYGSLAAIAQSDMKRMVAYSSVGHMGYVLLAAAAATPLAIMGALFQMVSHGLISAVLFLAVGVVYERTGTRDLNVLRGLLNPQRGLPLTGTLMIIGVMASAGIPGMAGFISEFLIFKGSFEPFPLATLFSMIGSGLTAVYFLLLVNRAFFGRLATVSGATPNPSILGRVPLGQQIPALSMSLLILILGLAPHLLVGLSQAATTQLSELAALVPTGGFA; encoded by the coding sequence ATGCTTACGATTCTTCTTTTAATTCCCTTCCTCGGAGCACTGATGATCAGTGTTTTGCCTCCGGATGATTCCGGCAGGAATCGATCACTTGCCCTGGTCGTTCTTGCTGCTCAGTGTATTTACAGCTTTGCATTGTTAATCCCTTTCCGGTCATTAGATGCTGGACAGCAGCTTGTTGATAGTGTGCCTTGGCTTCCAGTTGTCGGCCTTGATTTCAGTCTCGGTGTGGACGGTTTGTCCCTTCCGCTTGTGCTGATGAATGCCGTCCTCTGTTTGGTTGCTGCTTTCGCCTCGCGTTCTGTTGATAATCGTTCCCGGCTTTACTTTTCACTGATCTTGGTGATCAGTGGGGCGGTAAATGGTGCTTTTCTGGCTCAGAACTTACTTCTATTTTTCATATTTTACGAGCTGGAGCTGATTCCCTTGTGGCTGCTGATCGCGATTTGGGGAGGCGCAAATCGAGCCTATGCGTCAACAAAGTTTTTGGTTATAACTGCAGTCTCGGGAATCCTTATTCTTGCTGCATTCCTAGGCATTGCTCTGATTACCGGTTCTGCAGATTTTGGGATTCGTCCAATTCTTGCTGGGCAGATGAGCTTACTAACCCAGTTGATTTTGATGGGCGCTCTCCTCGTTGGATTCGGCATCAAAATTCCTTTGTTTCCATTCCATACCTGGTTGCCTGACGCCCATACAGAGGCTTCAACACCGGTCTCTGTGTTGCTTGCAGGTGTTCTCCTCAAGCTGGGTACTTATGGTCTGCTGCGTTTCTGCCTGGGGCTCTTCCCCGAGGCTTGGTCTGTTGCCGCGCCATGGCTGGCTGGATGGGCGGCGATTTCGGTGTTGTATGGATCTCTCGCTGCCATCGCGCAATCAGACATGAAGCGCATGGTTGCCTACAGCTCGGTTGGGCATATGGGATATGTGTTGCTCGCGGCAGCTGCTGCAACGCCTTTGGCGATTATGGGTGCTCTCTTTCAGATGGTGAGCCATGGCCTGATCTCTGCAGTGCTGTTTCTGGCGGTTGGGGTCGTCTATGAACGAACGGGAACACGCGATCTCAATGTTCTCCGAGGATTGTTGAATCCTCAGCGAGGATTGCCTCTCACTGGGACACTCATGATTATTGGCGTGATGGCCAGTGCGGGTATTCCAGGGATGGCGGGCTTCATCTCCGAGTTCTTGATCTTCAAGGGGAGTTTCGAGCCCTTTCCCCTTGCCACCCTGTTTTCGATGATTGGTTCTGGTCTGACGGCGGTGTATTTCCTTTTGCTGGTTAATCGTGCCTTTTTTGGTCGGCTTGCAACGGTCTCAGGCGCCACTCCCAATCCGTCAATTCTCGGTAGGGTTCCGTTGGGTCAGCAGATTCCAGCATTGTCCATGTCTCTGCTGATCCTCATCCTTGGCTTGGCTCCCCACCTTTTGGTCGGACTCAGTCAGGCAGCTACGACACAGCTGAGTGAACTTGCCGCGCTGGTTCCAACAGGAGGTTTCGCATGA
- a CDS encoding carboxysome peptide A — protein sequence MLIVKVIKPLVSTNRIPDFEHKHLQVVQDGSTKKVAVDAVGAKPGDWVICVSSSAAREAAGSKSYPSDLTIVGIIDHWEPDPPKPPAPPSAPAPPSAAAPTSTPPANPSGGASS from the coding sequence ATGTTGATCGTCAAGGTCATCAAGCCGCTCGTTTCCACCAACCGGATTCCTGATTTCGAGCACAAACATCTTCAGGTTGTGCAAGACGGCAGCACGAAGAAGGTTGCGGTGGATGCTGTGGGCGCCAAACCAGGCGACTGGGTGATCTGCGTCAGCAGTTCGGCCGCTCGCGAAGCGGCAGGGAGCAAGTCTTATCCCAGTGATCTCACGATTGTGGGAATCATTGACCACTGGGAACCTGACCCTCCCAAGCCTCCGGCACCACCGTCTGCGCCGGCACCACCGTCTGCAGCTGCACCAACATCAACTCCACCAGCGAATCCTTCGGGAGGCGCGAGCTCCTAA
- a CDS encoding RidA family protein, whose product MSAAPLQAVITDQAPAPVGPYNQAVQANGWLYCSGQIPLDPISGDMVGGGDVEAETRQVLKNLDAVLKAAGTDPSRVVRTTVYLVDLNDFQAVNAIYAERFGDGVSPARACVQVAALPKGSRVEIDCIAYVG is encoded by the coding sequence ATGTCCGCAGCGCCGCTTCAGGCCGTGATCACCGACCAAGCTCCAGCTCCGGTGGGTCCTTATAACCAGGCGGTTCAAGCCAATGGTTGGCTGTACTGCTCCGGGCAGATTCCCCTCGACCCCATCAGCGGAGACATGGTGGGTGGAGGCGATGTGGAAGCAGAAACGCGCCAGGTGCTGAAAAACCTTGATGCTGTGCTGAAAGCAGCAGGCACCGATCCATCCCGAGTCGTGCGCACAACGGTGTACCTGGTGGATCTGAACGATTTCCAAGCGGTCAATGCGATCTATGCCGAACGATTCGGCGATGGGGTCAGTCCTGCCAGAGCCTGCGTCCAGGTGGCTGCATTGCCCAAGGGATCACGAGTCGAGATCGATTGCATTGCCTACGTGGGCTGA
- a CDS encoding carboxysome peptide B, whose protein sequence is MEIMQVMGTLVCTFRVAGLDHMHLRVLRNSKGKQLVAVDPVGAREGNWVFTASGSAARHACPDNKVLTDLTIGGIIDFWNPDG, encoded by the coding sequence ATGGAGATCATGCAGGTCATGGGAACCCTGGTATGCACCTTCCGCGTGGCCGGATTGGATCACATGCACTTGCGCGTCTTGCGCAATTCCAAGGGCAAACAATTGGTGGCAGTGGATCCTGTGGGTGCCCGTGAGGGCAACTGGGTGTTCACTGCCAGTGGCTCCGCTGCCCGACATGCCTGCCCGGACAACAAGGTCCTCACTGATCTCACGATCGGCGGCATCATCGATTTCTGGAATCCGGACGGATAG